One genomic region from Anopheles bellator chromosome 2, idAnoBellAS_SP24_06.2, whole genome shotgun sequence encodes:
- the LOC131212265 gene encoding influenza virus NS1A-binding protein homolog isoform X2 yields the protein MTRKNIIRVSYDSDDAMESCGYLKFTDDTMKSNFLQSLSTMRKNRLFCDVILLVDNTEIHAHRNVLACISPHLMELFSTDAGTLNGAAAASDGKLPCYRLNGLVTKHGLKFLVEYAYTGSLEVPDEMIRDVYLAAWQLKIDSVVKECARHLVGELEPEICIETRSLPGIERNRRFVQEVDTYIAKHFHLVSETAGFLQLPCVLIEVLYQTRQEMSLVAESSLGRLVIGWIRRQIQEEDVSVSSLLERSHMLYLALDNTLQDCADLPPGQESESDLVQDYKRLVLKCPSNKKHRKALKTPGRPRMILYNRDIGERVETNDQATIEMDWNLIGCSKLSDHSYVALVTLNGNLTRLSIQLRLNIPTTPSPINTPDVMTTSVSRDEDLDEGQQPELFCEVATMSGPKCGLGVAEFGGKLLVCGGYDRAECLRSVEVYCPETNCWTQQNNMGEARGRVQIAVIDGTVYAVGGCNGTTELDSVECLSKQDKKWKKMCKLPLARSNAGVCALQGQIYCIGGWNGQSGIKQCDVLRPEENRWTSIAMLNTGRYQAGVTAFGGRLWVVGGSDAWNCLGSVEVYDPEVNQWTYTASLLTARRGCGLAEFNGKLYAVGGSDGTHSLNSTECYDEESKCWIAGPNLTSPRSNVSVAVVQNRLYAIGGFSGKTFLSTVEYLDPGTNEWTTFVPQTRANIDSLLENSLRAALQNVQRSTSSTSSSPDHLTGGVGGRVTASGEENTFQPIQAALNNEYNLQQHSPKVVTSSKTALLEDDEDTEEVGDGRGKGAVLKTTHENSISLLQQLAANKCTEIATGGNNSS from the exons ATGACACGAAAAAATATCATCCGAGTTTCGTACGACAGTG ATGATGCCATGGAGAGTTGCGGTTACCTGAAGTTTACGGACGATACCATGAAGTCCAACTTCCTGCAAAGTCTTAGCACGATGCGGAAGAATCGTCTTTTCTGCGACGTCATCCTGTTG GTCGACAACACGGAGATTCACGCTCATCGAAACGTGCTGGCCTGTATTTCGCCGCACCTGATGGAACTGTTCAGCACGGATGCA GGCACCCTGAACGGTGCtgcggcggccagcgatggCAAGCTGCCGTGCTACCGGCTGAACGGGCTCGTCACGAAGCACGGCCTGAAGTTTCTGGTCGAGTACGCCTACACCGGTTCACTGGAAGTGCCAGATGAGATG ATCCGCGATGTCTATCTCGCTGCCTGGCAGCTTAAGATCGACAGTGTGGTGAAGGAGTGCGCCCGCCATCTGGTGGGCGAACTGGAGCCGGAAATCTGTATCGAGACGCGCTCACTGCCCGGCATCGAGCGCAACCGGCGCTTCGTGCAGGAAGTGGACACTTACATTGCGAAACACTTTCATCTCGTGTCCGAGACGGCAGGCTTCCTTCAGCTGCCTTGCGTGTTGATCGAGGTACTGTACCAGACCCGTCAAGAGATGTCGCTCGTAGCGGAGTCGTCGCTCGGTCGGCTCGTAATTGGCTGGATCCGGCGACAGATCCAGGAGGAAGATGTTTCG GTCTCTTCACTGCTGGAACGTTCCCACATGCTGTATCTGGCGCTGGACAATACGCTGCAGGACTGTGCCGATCTGCCGCCGGGCCAGGAGTCGGAAAGTGACCTCGTGCAGGACTACAAGCGGTTGGTGCTGAAGTGTCCCAGCAATAAGAAGCATCGTAAAGCGCTCAAGACACCGGGCCGTCCGAGAATGATACTTTATAACCGCGATATCGGCGAACGGGTGGAGACCAACGATCAGGCGACGATCGAGATGGACTGGAACTTGATCGGATGCAGCAAGCTGTCGG ATCATTCCTACGTGGCACTCGTTACGCTGAACGGTAATCTGACACGGTTGTCGATCCAATTGCGTCTCAACATACCGACGACACCATCCCCGATCAACACGCCGGATGTCATGACTACAAGCGTGAGCCGGGACGAAGATTTAGATGAGGGTCAGCAGCCGGAGCTGTTCTGCGAGGTGGCAACCATGTCCGGGCCGAAATGCGGTCTTGGTGTGGCCGAGTTCGGCGGAAAGCTGCTCGTCTGTGGCGGGTACGACCGTGCGGAATGCCTCCGATCGGTCGAAGTTTACTGTCCGGAGACAAACTGTTGGACGCAGCAGAACAACATGGGCGAAGCTCGTGGACGCGTTCAGATCGCCGTTATCGATGGAACCGTATACGCTGTTGGCGGTTGCAATGGAACCACCGAGCTGGATTCGGTCGAGTGTCTCTCGAAGCAGGACAAGAAGTGGAAAAAGATGTGCAAACTACCTCTGGCCAGGAGCAACGCGGGAGTGTGCGCACTGCAGGGACAGATCTACTGCATCGGTGGCTGGAATGGGCAAAGCGGCATCAAACAGTGCGATGTGCTGCGGCCCGAGGAGAACCGTTGGACGTCGATTGCCATGCTGAACACGGGACGCTATCAGGCGGGAGTGACAGCGTTCGGCGGTCGGCTGTGGGTCGTTGGCGGTAGTGACGCTTGGAACTGTCTCGGCTCGGTGGAAGTATACGACCCGGAAGTGAATCAATGGACCTATACGGCGTCACTATTAACAGCGAG ACGTGGGTGTGGATTGGCAGAGTTTAACGGCAAATTGTACGCCGTCGGCGGTAGCGATGGAACGCATTCGCTCAACTCCACAGAGTGCTACGATGAAGAGAGCAAATGCTGGATTGCCGGCCCAAATCTCACATCGCCCCGCTCGAACGTgtcggtcgccgtcgtccaGAATCGACTGTATGCGATCGGCGGGTTTTCGGGCAAAACGTTCCTCAGCACGGTGGAATATCTGGATCCGGGCACCAACGAGTGGACCACGTTCGTGCCGCAGACTCGCGCCAACATTGATTCACTGCTAGAAAACTCGCTGCGAGCGGCACTACAGAACGTTCAACGGTCTACATCGTCGACCTCCTCGTCGCCGGATCACTTGACCGGTGGAGTCGGCGGGCGGGTAACGGCTTCGGGCGAAGAAAACACCTTCCAACCGATACAGGCTGCACTTAACAACGAGTACAATCTGCAGCAACATTCACCCAAGGTAGTGACCAGCAGCAAAACGGCTCTGTTAGAAGATGATGAGGATACTGAAGAAGTTGGCGATGGGCGAGGCAAGGGAGCCGTTTTGAAGACGACTCACGAGAACAGTATTAGCCTTCTGCAGCAACTGGCGGCCAACAAGTGCACGGAAATAGCGACCGGCGGCAATAACTCCAGCTAA
- the LOC131212265 gene encoding influenza virus NS1A-binding protein homolog isoform X3, giving the protein MRPRVECSIGDDAMESCGYLKFTDDTMKSNFLQSLSTMRKNRLFCDVILLVDNTEIHAHRNVLACISPHLMELFSTDAGTLNGAAAASDGKLPCYRLNGLVTKHGLKFLVEYAYTGSLEVPDEMIRDVYLAAWQLKIDSVVKECARHLVGELEPEICIETRSLPGIERNRRFVQEVDTYIAKHFHLVSETAGFLQLPCVLIEVLYQTRQEMSLVAESSLGRLVIGWIRRQIQEEDVSVSSLLERSHMLYLALDNTLQDCADLPPGQESESDLVQDYKRLVLKCPSNKKHRKALKTPGRPRMILYNRDIGERVETNDQATIEMDWNLIGCSKLSDHSYVALVTLNGNLTRLSIQLRLNIPTTPSPINTPDVMTTSVSRDEDLDEGQQPELFCEVATMSGPKCGLGVAEFGGKLLVCGGYDRAECLRSVEVYCPETNCWTQQNNMGEARGRVQIAVIDGTVYAVGGCNGTTELDSVECLSKQDKKWKKMCKLPLARSNAGVCALQGQIYCIGGWNGQSGIKQCDVLRPEENRWTSIAMLNTGRYQAGVTAFGGRLWVVGGSDAWNCLGSVEVYDPEVNQWTYTASLLTARRGCGLAEFNGKLYAVGGSDGTHSLNSTECYDEESKCWIAGPNLTSPRSNVSVAVVQNRLYAIGGFSGKTFLSTVEYLDPGTNEWTTFVPQTRANIDSLLENSLRAALQNVQRSTSSTSSSPDHLTGGVGGRVTASGEENTFQPIQAALNNEYNLQQHSPKVVTSSKTALLEDDEDTEEVGDGRGKGAVLKTTHENSISLLQQLAANKCTEIATGGNNSS; this is encoded by the exons ATGCGTCCCCGGGTCGAGTGCTCCATTGGCG ATGATGCCATGGAGAGTTGCGGTTACCTGAAGTTTACGGACGATACCATGAAGTCCAACTTCCTGCAAAGTCTTAGCACGATGCGGAAGAATCGTCTTTTCTGCGACGTCATCCTGTTG GTCGACAACACGGAGATTCACGCTCATCGAAACGTGCTGGCCTGTATTTCGCCGCACCTGATGGAACTGTTCAGCACGGATGCA GGCACCCTGAACGGTGCtgcggcggccagcgatggCAAGCTGCCGTGCTACCGGCTGAACGGGCTCGTCACGAAGCACGGCCTGAAGTTTCTGGTCGAGTACGCCTACACCGGTTCACTGGAAGTGCCAGATGAGATG ATCCGCGATGTCTATCTCGCTGCCTGGCAGCTTAAGATCGACAGTGTGGTGAAGGAGTGCGCCCGCCATCTGGTGGGCGAACTGGAGCCGGAAATCTGTATCGAGACGCGCTCACTGCCCGGCATCGAGCGCAACCGGCGCTTCGTGCAGGAAGTGGACACTTACATTGCGAAACACTTTCATCTCGTGTCCGAGACGGCAGGCTTCCTTCAGCTGCCTTGCGTGTTGATCGAGGTACTGTACCAGACCCGTCAAGAGATGTCGCTCGTAGCGGAGTCGTCGCTCGGTCGGCTCGTAATTGGCTGGATCCGGCGACAGATCCAGGAGGAAGATGTTTCG GTCTCTTCACTGCTGGAACGTTCCCACATGCTGTATCTGGCGCTGGACAATACGCTGCAGGACTGTGCCGATCTGCCGCCGGGCCAGGAGTCGGAAAGTGACCTCGTGCAGGACTACAAGCGGTTGGTGCTGAAGTGTCCCAGCAATAAGAAGCATCGTAAAGCGCTCAAGACACCGGGCCGTCCGAGAATGATACTTTATAACCGCGATATCGGCGAACGGGTGGAGACCAACGATCAGGCGACGATCGAGATGGACTGGAACTTGATCGGATGCAGCAAGCTGTCGG ATCATTCCTACGTGGCACTCGTTACGCTGAACGGTAATCTGACACGGTTGTCGATCCAATTGCGTCTCAACATACCGACGACACCATCCCCGATCAACACGCCGGATGTCATGACTACAAGCGTGAGCCGGGACGAAGATTTAGATGAGGGTCAGCAGCCGGAGCTGTTCTGCGAGGTGGCAACCATGTCCGGGCCGAAATGCGGTCTTGGTGTGGCCGAGTTCGGCGGAAAGCTGCTCGTCTGTGGCGGGTACGACCGTGCGGAATGCCTCCGATCGGTCGAAGTTTACTGTCCGGAGACAAACTGTTGGACGCAGCAGAACAACATGGGCGAAGCTCGTGGACGCGTTCAGATCGCCGTTATCGATGGAACCGTATACGCTGTTGGCGGTTGCAATGGAACCACCGAGCTGGATTCGGTCGAGTGTCTCTCGAAGCAGGACAAGAAGTGGAAAAAGATGTGCAAACTACCTCTGGCCAGGAGCAACGCGGGAGTGTGCGCACTGCAGGGACAGATCTACTGCATCGGTGGCTGGAATGGGCAAAGCGGCATCAAACAGTGCGATGTGCTGCGGCCCGAGGAGAACCGTTGGACGTCGATTGCCATGCTGAACACGGGACGCTATCAGGCGGGAGTGACAGCGTTCGGCGGTCGGCTGTGGGTCGTTGGCGGTAGTGACGCTTGGAACTGTCTCGGCTCGGTGGAAGTATACGACCCGGAAGTGAATCAATGGACCTATACGGCGTCACTATTAACAGCGAG ACGTGGGTGTGGATTGGCAGAGTTTAACGGCAAATTGTACGCCGTCGGCGGTAGCGATGGAACGCATTCGCTCAACTCCACAGAGTGCTACGATGAAGAGAGCAAATGCTGGATTGCCGGCCCAAATCTCACATCGCCCCGCTCGAACGTgtcggtcgccgtcgtccaGAATCGACTGTATGCGATCGGCGGGTTTTCGGGCAAAACGTTCCTCAGCACGGTGGAATATCTGGATCCGGGCACCAACGAGTGGACCACGTTCGTGCCGCAGACTCGCGCCAACATTGATTCACTGCTAGAAAACTCGCTGCGAGCGGCACTACAGAACGTTCAACGGTCTACATCGTCGACCTCCTCGTCGCCGGATCACTTGACCGGTGGAGTCGGCGGGCGGGTAACGGCTTCGGGCGAAGAAAACACCTTCCAACCGATACAGGCTGCACTTAACAACGAGTACAATCTGCAGCAACATTCACCCAAGGTAGTGACCAGCAGCAAAACGGCTCTGTTAGAAGATGATGAGGATACTGAAGAAGTTGGCGATGGGCGAGGCAAGGGAGCCGTTTTGAAGACGACTCACGAGAACAGTATTAGCCTTCTGCAGCAACTGGCGGCCAACAAGTGCACGGAAATAGCGACCGGCGGCAATAACTCCAGCTAA
- the LOC131212265 gene encoding influenza virus NS1A-binding protein homolog isoform X1, whose translation MDLSGHLSGTYDPYSLRSPNASNVANHSSKTSSVNGISPIPRRMRPRVECSIGDDAMESCGYLKFTDDTMKSNFLQSLSTMRKNRLFCDVILLVDNTEIHAHRNVLACISPHLMELFSTDAGTLNGAAAASDGKLPCYRLNGLVTKHGLKFLVEYAYTGSLEVPDEMIRDVYLAAWQLKIDSVVKECARHLVGELEPEICIETRSLPGIERNRRFVQEVDTYIAKHFHLVSETAGFLQLPCVLIEVLYQTRQEMSLVAESSLGRLVIGWIRRQIQEEDVSVSSLLERSHMLYLALDNTLQDCADLPPGQESESDLVQDYKRLVLKCPSNKKHRKALKTPGRPRMILYNRDIGERVETNDQATIEMDWNLIGCSKLSDHSYVALVTLNGNLTRLSIQLRLNIPTTPSPINTPDVMTTSVSRDEDLDEGQQPELFCEVATMSGPKCGLGVAEFGGKLLVCGGYDRAECLRSVEVYCPETNCWTQQNNMGEARGRVQIAVIDGTVYAVGGCNGTTELDSVECLSKQDKKWKKMCKLPLARSNAGVCALQGQIYCIGGWNGQSGIKQCDVLRPEENRWTSIAMLNTGRYQAGVTAFGGRLWVVGGSDAWNCLGSVEVYDPEVNQWTYTASLLTARRGCGLAEFNGKLYAVGGSDGTHSLNSTECYDEESKCWIAGPNLTSPRSNVSVAVVQNRLYAIGGFSGKTFLSTVEYLDPGTNEWTTFVPQTRANIDSLLENSLRAALQNVQRSTSSTSSSPDHLTGGVGGRVTASGEENTFQPIQAALNNEYNLQQHSPKVVTSSKTALLEDDEDTEEVGDGRGKGAVLKTTHENSISLLQQLAANKCTEIATGGNNSS comes from the exons ATGGATTTAAG CGGTCATCTTTCCGGTACATACGATCCTTACTCCCTACGGTCGCCGAACGCATCGAACGTCGCGAATCACTCCTCCAAAACGTCCTCGGTCAACGGTATTTCGCCGATTCCCCGAAGAATGCGTCCCCGGGTCGAGTGCTCCATTGGCG ATGATGCCATGGAGAGTTGCGGTTACCTGAAGTTTACGGACGATACCATGAAGTCCAACTTCCTGCAAAGTCTTAGCACGATGCGGAAGAATCGTCTTTTCTGCGACGTCATCCTGTTG GTCGACAACACGGAGATTCACGCTCATCGAAACGTGCTGGCCTGTATTTCGCCGCACCTGATGGAACTGTTCAGCACGGATGCA GGCACCCTGAACGGTGCtgcggcggccagcgatggCAAGCTGCCGTGCTACCGGCTGAACGGGCTCGTCACGAAGCACGGCCTGAAGTTTCTGGTCGAGTACGCCTACACCGGTTCACTGGAAGTGCCAGATGAGATG ATCCGCGATGTCTATCTCGCTGCCTGGCAGCTTAAGATCGACAGTGTGGTGAAGGAGTGCGCCCGCCATCTGGTGGGCGAACTGGAGCCGGAAATCTGTATCGAGACGCGCTCACTGCCCGGCATCGAGCGCAACCGGCGCTTCGTGCAGGAAGTGGACACTTACATTGCGAAACACTTTCATCTCGTGTCCGAGACGGCAGGCTTCCTTCAGCTGCCTTGCGTGTTGATCGAGGTACTGTACCAGACCCGTCAAGAGATGTCGCTCGTAGCGGAGTCGTCGCTCGGTCGGCTCGTAATTGGCTGGATCCGGCGACAGATCCAGGAGGAAGATGTTTCG GTCTCTTCACTGCTGGAACGTTCCCACATGCTGTATCTGGCGCTGGACAATACGCTGCAGGACTGTGCCGATCTGCCGCCGGGCCAGGAGTCGGAAAGTGACCTCGTGCAGGACTACAAGCGGTTGGTGCTGAAGTGTCCCAGCAATAAGAAGCATCGTAAAGCGCTCAAGACACCGGGCCGTCCGAGAATGATACTTTATAACCGCGATATCGGCGAACGGGTGGAGACCAACGATCAGGCGACGATCGAGATGGACTGGAACTTGATCGGATGCAGCAAGCTGTCGG ATCATTCCTACGTGGCACTCGTTACGCTGAACGGTAATCTGACACGGTTGTCGATCCAATTGCGTCTCAACATACCGACGACACCATCCCCGATCAACACGCCGGATGTCATGACTACAAGCGTGAGCCGGGACGAAGATTTAGATGAGGGTCAGCAGCCGGAGCTGTTCTGCGAGGTGGCAACCATGTCCGGGCCGAAATGCGGTCTTGGTGTGGCCGAGTTCGGCGGAAAGCTGCTCGTCTGTGGCGGGTACGACCGTGCGGAATGCCTCCGATCGGTCGAAGTTTACTGTCCGGAGACAAACTGTTGGACGCAGCAGAACAACATGGGCGAAGCTCGTGGACGCGTTCAGATCGCCGTTATCGATGGAACCGTATACGCTGTTGGCGGTTGCAATGGAACCACCGAGCTGGATTCGGTCGAGTGTCTCTCGAAGCAGGACAAGAAGTGGAAAAAGATGTGCAAACTACCTCTGGCCAGGAGCAACGCGGGAGTGTGCGCACTGCAGGGACAGATCTACTGCATCGGTGGCTGGAATGGGCAAAGCGGCATCAAACAGTGCGATGTGCTGCGGCCCGAGGAGAACCGTTGGACGTCGATTGCCATGCTGAACACGGGACGCTATCAGGCGGGAGTGACAGCGTTCGGCGGTCGGCTGTGGGTCGTTGGCGGTAGTGACGCTTGGAACTGTCTCGGCTCGGTGGAAGTATACGACCCGGAAGTGAATCAATGGACCTATACGGCGTCACTATTAACAGCGAG ACGTGGGTGTGGATTGGCAGAGTTTAACGGCAAATTGTACGCCGTCGGCGGTAGCGATGGAACGCATTCGCTCAACTCCACAGAGTGCTACGATGAAGAGAGCAAATGCTGGATTGCCGGCCCAAATCTCACATCGCCCCGCTCGAACGTgtcggtcgccgtcgtccaGAATCGACTGTATGCGATCGGCGGGTTTTCGGGCAAAACGTTCCTCAGCACGGTGGAATATCTGGATCCGGGCACCAACGAGTGGACCACGTTCGTGCCGCAGACTCGCGCCAACATTGATTCACTGCTAGAAAACTCGCTGCGAGCGGCACTACAGAACGTTCAACGGTCTACATCGTCGACCTCCTCGTCGCCGGATCACTTGACCGGTGGAGTCGGCGGGCGGGTAACGGCTTCGGGCGAAGAAAACACCTTCCAACCGATACAGGCTGCACTTAACAACGAGTACAATCTGCAGCAACATTCACCCAAGGTAGTGACCAGCAGCAAAACGGCTCTGTTAGAAGATGATGAGGATACTGAAGAAGTTGGCGATGGGCGAGGCAAGGGAGCCGTTTTGAAGACGACTCACGAGAACAGTATTAGCCTTCTGCAGCAACTGGCGGCCAACAAGTGCACGGAAATAGCGACCGGCGGCAATAACTCCAGCTAA